GAGCGCATGATGCATTGCATAATAGACCCTGTTTACCGCCGACAAATACTTGTTGTTTTCATAAAGCAGGTGAGCGTCCCCGGCCGTCTCTTTGGCCCTTTCAATCCGGTGGGCAATGAGTGTTGCCCTGTCATGCTCCATGAGACTCATGCAACGATGCCTGTCTGGAGAGCATTCTGGATGTAAGGCTGTTTGCCCTTGATTGTCATAAGCTCGTTTTCAGAAATGAAATGAGCGTCTATGAGAATGTCCTCCTGAATATTAATGTCCGCGATACTGTCAATAATACCGTCTTTCATGCGCCAGTCGACATCCTCTGAAAGGATTATCAGCACATCATAATCGGAGTACTGTCCGGCGCCTCCTTCAACCC
The sequence above is a segment of the Spirochaetota bacterium genome. Coding sequences within it:
- a CDS encoding nucleotidyltransferase domain-containing protein: MINEEIQKLLRRISEKLTENHGDLVKRIILFGSRVEGGAGQYSDYDVLIILSEDVDWRMKDGIIDSIADINIQEDILIDAHFISENELMTIKGKQPYIQNALQTGIVA